In Clostridium thermosuccinogenes, the genomic stretch AAAATACACCATTGTCATAGTTACCCATAACATGCAGCAAGCAGGCCGAATATCCGACAATACCGCTTTTTTCCTGCACGGTGAAATTGTTGAATATGACTCCACAGAAAAGATTTTCAATATACCATCGGACAAGCGCACCGAGGACTATATTACAGGAAGATTTGGCTAATTTTAGTGTGATTATATGGTTTTTTCATGTTTACAAATTCAAAATGAGTGGTTTATTTTACAGGAGAGGTGTTATTATGGTGACAAGGCATCATTTTGATAAGGAGCTGGAAGAGCTTCATCATGAGTTGATTAGAATGGGCAGCATGGTGGAAGAATCCATAGAAAATGCGATTTACGCCCTTAAAAAGCAGGATATAGAGCTGGCTAAAAAAGTTCTGGACAATGACGACGCTATTGATGCCCAGGAGAAGAAAATTGAAAGGATATGCCTGATGCTTATTGCACGGCAGCAGCCTCTGGCCAAGGATCTGAGAGTCATCAGCACTGCGTTGAAAATCATCACGGACATGGAGAGGATAGCGGACCATTCCTCCGATATATGCGAGATAACCCTGAGGATGGCCAATGAAAGGTATGTCATGCCGCTTATAGACATACCTCTGATGGCGGAAAAAGCTAAGCAAATGGTAAACAAGGCCATAGACGCCTATGTCAAGCGGGATGTTGAGCTGGCCAAAGAAGTATGCGCCAGTGATGACGCCGTAGACGAGCTGTTCTCCAAAATAACCTTTGAGGTTACAAGCATCATGAGGAATAATTCTGAGGCGGTGGAACAGTGCGTAGATTTCATATTGATAGCCAAATACCTTGAAAGGATGGCCGATCACGCCACCAACATCGGCGAATGGGTTATTTTCAGTGTCACAGGCGAGCATATGCATCTGAATTAGCATGACTATAATACTTAAATAACTCATTGTGCTGGCATTTTAGACAGCGGAGTTCCGGGTCAAAGAGCTAGAATCGATAACAAACAATAAATTATATAGTAGAAATAGGAATCACAAGACTGATATCTGAAACCGGCTTTACTCGCCTTTCATAGAATTGGTCAATGAATTTCGGCTATGCTAAAGCCGCCAGCCTTTTAATAGAAGGAGATTGCAATATGTCAAAGGAAATGATATATGCGGTGGAAGATGAAAAGCACATACAGCAGCTAATTAAATATAATCTGGAAACAAGCGGATACAAGGTCTTGGTGTTTGATAATGGCGAGAGCCTCCTTAAGGAATGCCAGAACTCTGTTCCCGACCTGTTTCTGCTGGATATAATGCTTCCGGGGATAGACGGATTTCAAATTTGCCGCATGCTCCGCGAAAATCCCCGCACCAAAAGCATCCCAATTATAATGCTCACAGCAAAGGGGGATGAGTTTGATAAAGTCCTGGGCCTTGAGCTGGGAGCTGATGATTATATAACAAAGCCATTCAGCACGAGAGAACTGGTTGCCAGGATCAAAGCCATGTTCAGAAGACTGAACGTGCCTGCTCCTGAAAGCCAGGAAGTCATAACCCAGGGGGATATTACCCTGGATTGCACGAGGCGTGAGGTATATAAATCCGGTGAGCTTATTGAGTTGCCCTACAAGGAGTTCGAGCTGCTTAAAATGCTGATGCAGAATAAGGGAAAGGTTTTGTCCCGGGAACTGCTTCTCGAAAAAATATGGGGCTATGATTATTATGGAGAGACCCGGACCGTCGATGTCCATGTAAGGCACCTAAGGCAAAAAATCGAAGATGACGGCAACAACCCCGTATACATCGAAACTGTGCGAGGAATAGGCTACCGGTTTAATGATAAAAATCCACAGTGATTTTAATATCGGGAAGGGGATGAAATTGCATCGGACTATGAGGAAAAAGTTCTTTTCATATTATGTTATACTGGTGGTCTCAGCAATGGCCGTCACAGGTTTTTTTGTGACGCGTCTGGCACAATCCCTTTATAAAAGGAATGTCGAGGAAAAGCTGGCAAGCGTGGCAAAAGTGATCCAGAATGAAATATCGGAAGATATAAAAGAAGGCGTTGAAATCGACTATAATGCCATTGCCGCCAAGTATTCCGAAATACTGGAAGGATCTCCCCAGGATAATGCGACTCCAAACATGTCGGACCTCAGGGTGACAATAATTGACTTGAACGGAAAGGTCCTGGGTGAGTCGGAAACCGACTTCAGATCCATGGAAAACCATCTGAGCCGCAGTGAAGTGCAGCAAGCTCTCAAAGGCTCCATAGGCAAAGATATCCGGCATAGCCGGACCCTTGATACCGACTTTACTTATGTGGCTGTTAAAGCATCAGAGGTGATAATAAGGCTTTCCCTTCCCCTCACTGAGCTTAGGGATATCCGGTGGATTATATTGCGTCACATCACTCTGGGAATACTGGTAAGCCTTTTATTTACGGTCTTTCTTGCGCTTAAGTTCTCCGCATCGGTCACCCGGCCGGTAAATGAGCTGATAAACGCATCCAGGGAGATAGCTTCCG encodes the following:
- the phoU gene encoding phosphate signaling complex protein PhoU; the encoded protein is MTRHHFDKELEELHHELIRMGSMVEESIENAIYALKKQDIELAKKVLDNDDAIDAQEKKIERICLMLIARQQPLAKDLRVISTALKIITDMERIADHSSDICEITLRMANERYVMPLIDIPLMAEKAKQMVNKAIDAYVKRDVELAKEVCASDDAVDELFSKITFEVTSIMRNNSEAVEQCVDFILIAKYLERMADHATNIGEWVIFSVTGEHMHLN
- a CDS encoding winged helix-turn-helix domain-containing protein; its protein translation is MSKEMIYAVEDEKHIQQLIKYNLETSGYKVLVFDNGESLLKECQNSVPDLFLLDIMLPGIDGFQICRMLRENPRTKSIPIIMLTAKGDEFDKVLGLELGADDYITKPFSTRELVARIKAMFRRLNVPAPESQEVITQGDITLDCTRREVYKSGELIELPYKEFELLKMLMQNKGKVLSRELLLEKIWGYDYYGETRTVDVHVRHLRQKIEDDGNNPVYIETVRGIGYRFNDKNPQ